The following proteins are encoded in a genomic region of Candidatus Limnocylindrales bacterium:
- a CDS encoding multiubiquitin domain-containing protein gives MSVSSPAPTSRPDVDDLETAIREDRPLHPARAYLIKVADETLNYRVVEVTDPVPLGRQVLDAAGARPVDEFSVCAVLPNGEFEDLRLDEPFDLRGHGTERFIYFRTDRLFKFTIDNKQQEWGKALITGAILRRLAAVGPKYAIYLEVRGGQDVEIGDTDPVDLSKPGIERFITVIKETTEGLTALPEADRNYLEQHGIAHRLVGHGGQVGVVIEGFQLPPHKYDRDHVDLLIILPGGYPDACPDMFFMDPWVRLAETGRYPERADHAHQFSGQSWQRWSRHCGEWRPGIDGLHTMIARARYAIERAR, from the coding sequence ATGAGTGTATCTTCCCCCGCTCCCACCAGCCGTCCCGACGTCGATGACCTCGAGACGGCTATCCGCGAAGACCGTCCACTGCATCCCGCCCGCGCCTACCTGATCAAGGTCGCGGACGAAACTCTGAACTACCGCGTTGTCGAAGTGACGGACCCGGTGCCCCTGGGCCGTCAGGTGCTCGACGCCGCGGGGGCCCGTCCCGTCGATGAATTCAGCGTCTGCGCCGTGCTACCGAACGGCGAGTTTGAAGACCTGCGGCTCGACGAGCCGTTCGATCTCCGCGGCCACGGAACGGAAAGGTTCATCTACTTTCGCACCGATCGACTCTTCAAGTTCACCATCGACAACAAGCAGCAGGAGTGGGGCAAGGCGCTGATCACCGGCGCCATCCTGCGCCGTCTCGCCGCCGTCGGTCCGAAGTACGCGATCTACCTTGAGGTACGCGGTGGGCAGGATGTCGAAATCGGCGACACCGACCCGGTCGATCTATCGAAGCCCGGCATCGAGCGTTTCATCACTGTCATCAAGGAGACGACGGAGGGGCTGACGGCCCTTCCGGAGGCGGACCGCAACTACCTCGAGCAGCACGGAATCGCCCACCGGCTGGTCGGCCACGGCGGCCAGGTAGGCGTCGTCATCGAGGGCTTCCAGCTGCCGCCGCACAAGTACGACCGCGACCACGTCGACCTGCTAATCATTCTCCCAGGCGGCTATCCCGACGCGTGCCCCGACATGTTCTTCATGGACCCATGGGTTCGTCTCGCGGAGACGGGGCGCTACCCGGAACGCGCTGACCATGCGCACCAATTCAGCGGGCAGTCGTGGCAGAGGTGGTCGCGCCACTGCGGAGAGTGGCGTCCCGGTATCGACGGGCTCCACACCATGATCGCGCGCGCCCGCTACGCCATCGAGAGGGCACGCTGA
- a CDS encoding ATP-dependent helicase yields MDTVEVTRQTAESLHSQAIARGLDPWRLYEFACTEGFRRNVAVEKLPKGDVRLRGARALYDPGALAILHEDAGDDFTNAFLVAHELGHVEFGGASEANVSLVPDPTRPAEAAPIGVDRVIDYSRRERREVQMDLFAREFLLPRSVARRLHVDEGMTASDIAARLGAPFDVVALQLLDALLLPPVTLDLHGREEQDLNSEQKCAAEHWGSPYLLEAGPGTGKTQTLVGRVEWLLEEKKVPAENILVLTFSNKAAGELSDRIAAKRPQAAAAMWIGTFHSFGLDIIRRFHERLNLPPNPRLMDRTEAIDLLADGFPRLALTHYQNLWDPSFEISDILAAISRAKDEVVCARRYAELSDDMFRAARTPEQQEAAEKCQEVAKVYAYYESLKEERRCLDFGDLVSMPVRLIERDEEVLNLLRARHQHVLIDEFQDVNRASVRLLKAIAGSGENLWVVGDAKQSIYRFRGASSVNVAQFGREDFPGGKRDRLSINYRSSEEIVDAFVEFAGRDMKAAAGDDVRLKADRGASGVKPEYRAVEMASAEIAAIAEAIQEHRAAGMSYRDQALLCTGNERLGRMAAGLESMGIPVLYLGSLFERDEVQELLSLLSMLADRRAMGLVRVGTMPEFPLQLSDVSTVIAHLKDSEERPLQWLDAIDGIAGLSSTAVAVLGTLQQALNGFDATSNPWMVLAKLLLDRTRIGAGIAQSGEVALRARGVAIWQFMNFVRAQPLAAGLPITRLLDRIRRLVLLSDERDLRQLPAAAQSIDAVRLMTIHGSKGLEFLAVHIPGMNSDTLPRSPNHVKGCAPPDGMVEGVSGTGIEVLKAGHVEEQECLFFVALSRARDRLILYSPTKKSNGHARGRSPFIDRLGGRIDSTPVTPKLTLPRAADDVPIPVEFPEGVLLTERKLGLFERCPRRFFYTHVLELGGRRNETPFMQMHDAVRSIVDWLTGEPSAAPSPSEVESRLAEAWDQQRLGDHGYSDDFMVIARQLVGFFIESRDGYAKSLSTELRLGVSGGEIVVRPDDVLTGKDGHTRFRMIRTGHASSKELETVSAAVFALAAHETIPGCVVEFVHLGDATVRMVGMKPKTLADRKSTAEKALDEIRAGRFPRDESPRTCPRCPAFFICGPVPDGSIEKRFTI; encoded by the coding sequence ATGGACACCGTCGAGGTCACGCGTCAAACAGCCGAAAGTCTGCACTCGCAAGCGATCGCCCGCGGCCTGGATCCTTGGCGTCTCTACGAGTTCGCGTGCACTGAGGGATTCCGCCGGAATGTCGCTGTCGAGAAGCTGCCTAAGGGCGACGTCCGACTGCGAGGAGCCCGCGCATTGTACGATCCCGGCGCTTTGGCGATTCTTCACGAAGACGCGGGTGACGACTTCACGAATGCGTTCCTCGTCGCCCACGAGCTTGGACACGTAGAATTTGGCGGTGCAAGCGAAGCGAACGTCTCGTTAGTGCCTGATCCTACTCGACCAGCGGAGGCCGCACCCATAGGCGTCGATCGCGTCATCGACTACAGCCGCCGCGAGCGGCGCGAAGTCCAGATGGATCTCTTCGCCCGTGAATTCCTTCTGCCACGTTCCGTCGCGCGGCGGCTGCACGTGGATGAAGGAATGACGGCGTCGGACATCGCCGCCCGCCTCGGCGCGCCGTTCGATGTGGTAGCTCTTCAGTTGCTCGACGCGCTCCTGTTGCCGCCGGTGACGCTCGACCTGCATGGTCGCGAGGAGCAGGATCTCAACAGTGAACAGAAGTGCGCTGCCGAGCATTGGGGCTCGCCGTACCTGTTGGAAGCCGGACCGGGCACTGGAAAAACGCAGACTCTTGTCGGCCGAGTAGAGTGGCTTCTCGAAGAGAAGAAGGTGCCGGCCGAAAACATCCTCGTACTGACCTTCTCAAACAAAGCGGCTGGCGAGCTCTCGGACAGGATCGCGGCTAAGCGGCCGCAGGCAGCGGCCGCGATGTGGATCGGCACCTTCCATTCGTTCGGCCTCGATATCATCCGTCGCTTTCACGAGCGGCTTAACCTGCCACCAAACCCACGACTGATGGACCGCACGGAGGCGATCGATCTGCTGGCGGACGGCTTTCCGCGGCTTGCGCTCACCCATTACCAAAATCTGTGGGATCCCTCTTTCGAGATCAGTGACATTCTCGCCGCTATCTCGCGCGCCAAGGACGAAGTCGTCTGCGCCCGGCGATATGCCGAGTTATCGGACGACATGTTCCGCGCCGCAAGAACACCCGAACAGCAGGAGGCGGCTGAAAAATGCCAAGAGGTGGCCAAGGTCTATGCATACTACGAATCGCTCAAGGAGGAGCGGAGATGCTTGGACTTCGGGGATCTGGTGTCGATGCCGGTGCGGCTCATCGAGCGTGATGAAGAGGTCCTGAACCTTTTGCGCGCCCGCCATCAGCACGTCCTCATCGACGAATTCCAGGACGTGAACCGTGCGAGCGTTCGCCTGCTCAAGGCCATCGCCGGGTCCGGGGAAAATCTGTGGGTCGTTGGCGACGCTAAGCAGTCGATCTACCGTTTTCGTGGCGCGTCATCGGTCAATGTGGCGCAGTTCGGCAGAGAAGACTTTCCTGGCGGCAAGCGTGACCGCCTCAGTATCAACTACCGCTCCAGCGAAGAGATCGTCGATGCCTTCGTCGAGTTCGCCGGCCGCGACATGAAGGCGGCCGCTGGTGACGACGTCAGGCTGAAGGCCGACCGAGGCGCCTCCGGCGTCAAGCCGGAGTACCGCGCGGTTGAGATGGCATCTGCTGAGATCGCGGCGATCGCCGAGGCCATTCAAGAGCATCGCGCGGCAGGAATGTCGTACCGCGATCAGGCTCTGCTCTGCACCGGCAATGAGCGGCTCGGACGGATGGCCGCCGGACTCGAAAGTATGGGCATCCCGGTCCTATACCTGGGTAGCCTCTTCGAGCGAGACGAAGTTCAGGAACTCCTTTCGCTGCTGTCCATGCTCGCCGATCGCCGAGCGATGGGATTGGTTCGCGTCGGGACTATGCCGGAATTTCCCCTGCAACTTTCCGACGTCTCGACCGTGATCGCCCACCTAAAGGACAGCGAGGAGCGACCGCTTCAATGGCTCGATGCGATCGACGGCATCGCGGGGCTTTCGTCCACCGCCGTCGCAGTGCTCGGCACGCTGCAGCAGGCCCTCAACGGGTTCGACGCAACATCCAACCCTTGGATGGTGCTCGCGAAGCTTTTGCTCGACCGAACCCGCATCGGGGCGGGAATAGCACAATCGGGGGAAGTCGCCCTCCGGGCGCGCGGCGTCGCAATCTGGCAGTTCATGAACTTTGTAAGGGCGCAGCCGCTCGCAGCCGGTCTGCCGATCACGCGACTGCTGGACCGCATACGCCGGCTCGTGCTTCTGTCGGACGAGCGGGACCTGCGCCAGCTACCTGCCGCGGCGCAGAGTATCGATGCGGTCAGACTCATGACGATCCACGGCAGCAAGGGGCTCGAGTTCCTTGCGGTCCACATCCCGGGCATGAACTCGGACACGCTCCCCAGATCGCCCAATCATGTGAAGGGATGCGCACCGCCGGACGGGATGGTGGAAGGCGTGTCCGGCACGGGGATCGAGGTACTTAAGGCCGGACATGTCGAAGAGCAGGAATGCCTGTTCTTCGTCGCGCTCTCGCGCGCCAGAGACCGCCTGATCCTCTATTCGCCAACGAAAAAATCCAACGGACACGCACGCGGGCGGTCGCCTTTCATCGATCGGCTCGGCGGCAGGATCGACAGCACACCGGTGACACCGAAGCTCACGTTGCCCCGCGCCGCCGACGACGTGCCCATTCCGGTGGAGTTTCCCGAAGGTGTCCTGCTCACGGAGCGCAAGCTGGGACTCTTCGAGCGGTGCCCTCGACGTTTCTTCTACACCCACGTGCTCGAACTCGGCGGGAGACGAAACGAAACGCCGTTTATGCAGATGCATGATGCGGTGAGATCCATCGTCGACTGGCTCACCGGTGAGCCGTCGGCGGCGCCGTCGCCTTCGGAAGTCGAGTCTCGCCTCGCCGAAGCATGGGACCAGCAACGATTAGGGGATCACGGCTACTCCGACGACTTCATGGTCATCGCGAGACAGCTCGTCGGTTTTTTCATCGAATCCCGCGACGGGTACGCGAAGTCGCTGTCGACCGAGTTGCGGCTGGGTGTGTCCGGCGGCGAGATTGTTGTCCGACCCGACGACGTGCTGACCGGAAAGGACGGCCACACTCGTTTTCGGATGATCCGGACGGGACACGCTTCCTCGAAGGAACTGGAAACTGTGTCCGCCGCCGTCTTCGCGCTGGCGGCGCACGAGACCATTCCCGGTTGCGTGGTGGAATTCGTTCATCTGGGCGACGCCACTGTCAGAATGGTCGGCATGAAGCCGAAAACCCTCGCCGATCGGAAGTCCACAGCAGAGAAGGCCTTGGACGAGATCCGTGCTGGGCGCTTTCCGCGGGACGAGTCTCCTCGGACTTGTCCCCGGTGCCCAGCGTTCTTCATCTGCGGCCCCGTGCCCGACGGGTCCATCGAAAAAAGATTCACAATCTAG
- a CDS encoding DUF4417 domain-containing protein, which translates to MRRRFKVDAKAKLLLISVQQDKWVEGFWQSRSAEKLKALAALNLLAMTTPNFSFFDEAPRTDTKRNFWRIIRSAEELADAGIHPILHLNAQSGGDWEQWLEVLRNTPSATYVCKEFQTGLKNRERGLTAIADLARLRDRLGRELHVVAVAGRRYLRTLAREFERLTIVDSVPFISAVHRKRIMADGSRYRRIDWPLAVESPLDNLLNENVGEYEALVERRAAEARASRTGCGESLASGGHLDLAGPLASTLTAPGSAFESAIRAYRW; encoded by the coding sequence TTGCGAAGGCGTTTCAAGGTCGATGCGAAGGCAAAGCTGCTCCTTATCTCGGTGCAGCAGGACAAATGGGTCGAAGGATTCTGGCAATCTCGAAGCGCGGAAAAGCTGAAGGCGCTCGCTGCTCTGAACCTGCTCGCCATGACGACTCCTAATTTTTCGTTCTTCGACGAGGCGCCACGCACCGATACCAAGCGCAATTTCTGGCGCATCATTCGGAGCGCAGAGGAACTCGCGGATGCGGGAATCCATCCGATCCTCCATCTCAACGCGCAGTCCGGTGGAGATTGGGAGCAGTGGCTGGAAGTCCTTCGTAATACCCCAAGCGCGACATACGTCTGCAAGGAGTTTCAGACCGGGCTCAAGAACAGGGAGCGCGGACTCACCGCGATCGCTGATCTGGCTAGGCTTCGCGATCGACTCGGTCGCGAGCTGCATGTCGTCGCCGTCGCCGGTAGGCGCTACCTCAGAACTCTCGCGCGAGAATTCGAGAGGCTGACGATTGTTGATTCCGTGCCTTTTATTTCGGCCGTCCATCGCAAACGCATCATGGCTGACGGCAGCCGGTACCGGAGAATCGATTGGCCCCTTGCGGTAGAATCTCCACTCGACAATCTGCTGAACGAGAACGTGGGCGAGTACGAAGCACTCGTCGAGAGGCGTGCAGCTGAAGCGCGCGCCAGCCGGACCGGGTGCGGCGAGTCACTCGCAAGCGGTGGTCACTTGGATCTCGCGGGACCGCTGGCGAGCACGTTGACTGCTCCGGGTTCAGCGTTCGAGTCGGCCATTAGAGCCTACCGATGGTAG
- a CDS encoding ATP-binding protein gives MVSIDLAYSALVEGKSQRTPGAHDAPLFELRRCPTARELQDPAADTEWSYFQDRFRRSLANRLSLSPKLARGIAAALGEMVDNVVQHAGLGDTPKALVAYEVNTQSFSMSVADTGRGILSSLRENPTNRTVTSDSAALTAAVLLGASRRTDAPGSGFLELRQALADLQGLFCFRTGSARLQLDGRGSGERVETISNSPELVGFQMSVTATPGFTHSPPL, from the coding sequence ATGGTCAGTATTGATCTCGCCTATTCCGCACTGGTCGAGGGAAAGAGTCAGCGCACGCCCGGGGCGCACGACGCGCCACTTTTCGAGCTGCGGCGCTGCCCAACCGCCCGGGAACTGCAGGATCCAGCCGCCGACACGGAATGGAGCTATTTTCAGGATCGTTTCCGCCGGTCCCTCGCCAACAGGCTCTCGCTCTCGCCGAAGCTAGCTCGAGGGATCGCTGCCGCACTCGGAGAGATGGTCGACAATGTCGTGCAGCATGCCGGGCTCGGCGACACGCCGAAGGCCTTGGTTGCGTATGAGGTCAACACGCAGAGCTTCAGCATGTCTGTCGCGGATACCGGACGCGGCATCCTGTCCTCACTACGCGAGAATCCGACCAATCGGACCGTGACGAGCGACTCAGCGGCTCTCACGGCTGCTGTTCTCCTGGGCGCATCGAGGCGGACGGACGCCCCGGGCAGTGGCTTCTTGGAGCTCCGGCAGGCGCTAGCGGACCTCCAAGGCCTTTTCTGCTTCCGAACCGGCTCGGCTCGGCTCCAGTTGGACGGCCGCGGTTCGGGCGAGCGGGTCGAAACGATCTCCAACTCCCCGGAACTGGTGGGGTTTCAGATGTCCGTAACGGCAACCCCAGGCTTTACGCACAGCCCGCCTTTGTGA
- the terL gene encoding phage terminase large subunit, translating into MKTDARRTGEGLAILTALAAAEARESFWAFRQFLYPKMKRGWWQREITAELQRFYDDLLRGSRPKLVIEAPPQHGKSRMVVEFTAWVAGKNPDLKVIFASYGERLGKRANTDLQRIYATSRYRLVFPQTMTRLTSVDADDLAPAMLTQTIIEFVGREGSFRNTTIRGAITGEGLDLGIIDDPIKGHDEAGSKVVRDKTWNWFTDDFFTRFSEHAGLLMILTRWHIDDPVGRLKAELGDKLRVVSYPAIAVQDEVHRREGEPLFPDHKSLEFLMEKKAIMANVSWEALYQQNPQVIGGDIIKGKWFGRYKLPPRIKYRMIFVDTAQKTAERNDFSVFELWGKGEDGKIYLLDMIRGKWEAPDLKRRAIEFWNKHHAADTFKMGDLREMKVEDKTSGTGLIQELKWPARIPVVGIERTKDKYTRVLDAVGYIESGHVMLPEDAPFTNDFVAECEAFTADDSHLHDDQVDPMIDAIGEMLARMSVVELWENMD; encoded by the coding sequence TTGAAGACTGATGCTCGACGTACCGGCGAAGGTCTCGCGATCCTCACCGCCCTCGCTGCCGCGGAAGCCCGGGAGTCCTTCTGGGCCTTCCGGCAGTTTCTCTATCCGAAGATGAAGCGTGGATGGTGGCAGCGGGAAATAACGGCCGAGTTGCAGCGCTTCTATGACGACCTGCTTCGGGGCTCGCGGCCAAAGCTCGTGATCGAGGCTCCGCCCCAGCACGGCAAGAGTAGAATGGTCGTCGAGTTCACTGCGTGGGTTGCCGGCAAGAATCCCGACCTCAAGGTGATCTTCGCCAGCTACGGCGAGCGACTCGGCAAGAGAGCAAACACGGATCTGCAACGGATCTACGCCACGTCGCGATACCGGCTGGTGTTCCCGCAGACAATGACGAGGCTGACATCAGTCGACGCCGACGATCTGGCTCCGGCCATGTTGACCCAGACCATCATCGAGTTTGTCGGCCGGGAGGGATCGTTCCGGAATACAACTATCCGCGGCGCGATTACTGGCGAGGGCTTGGATCTCGGCATCATTGACGATCCGATCAAGGGTCATGACGAGGCCGGCAGCAAAGTTGTACGCGACAAGACGTGGAACTGGTTTACTGACGACTTCTTCACGCGTTTCTCCGAGCACGCCGGCCTGCTGATGATTCTTACGCGTTGGCATATCGACGACCCCGTCGGTCGCCTGAAGGCGGAGCTCGGGGACAAACTGCGCGTGGTCTCGTACCCCGCCATCGCCGTACAGGATGAGGTCCACCGTCGGGAGGGCGAGCCCCTGTTCCCGGATCACAAGTCGCTCGAGTTCCTGATGGAGAAGAAGGCCATCATGGCGAATGTGAGTTGGGAGGCCCTATATCAGCAGAACCCGCAGGTGATCGGCGGGGACATCATCAAAGGAAAGTGGTTCGGCCGATACAAGCTCCCGCCGCGGATCAAATACCGAATGATCTTCGTCGATACGGCGCAGAAAACTGCCGAGCGGAATGACTTCAGCGTCTTCGAACTCTGGGGCAAAGGCGAGGACGGCAAGATCTACCTACTCGACATGATCCGTGGGAAATGGGAGGCGCCTGACCTCAAGCGTCGGGCGATCGAATTTTGGAACAAGCATCACGCCGCCGACACTTTCAAAATGGGCGACCTCCGCGAGATGAAGGTAGAGGACAAGACGAGCGGCACCGGATTGATCCAGGAACTCAAGTGGCCTGCGAGGATCCCCGTCGTCGGCATCGAGCGCACTAAGGATAAGTACACGCGCGTGCTCGACGCCGTCGGCTACATCGAATCGGGACACGTGATGCTGCCAGAGGACGCGCCGTTCACGAACGACTTCGTGGCGGAATGCGAGGCATTCACGGCTGACGACAGCCACCTGCATGACGATCAGGTGGATCCGATGATTGATGCGATCGGCGAGATGCTGGCACGGATGAGCGTGGTGGAGCTGTGGGAGAACATGGACTGA
- a CDS encoding site-specific DNA-methyltransferase: MMKPSPSPAATSSAEPVVLPKRFEHWDIDRLRPYDKNPRTHSPEQITKLVASLREYGFTNPILVDSTDGIVAGHGRLEAARALGMTEVPVVVLDHLTAAQRRAYIIADNRLALDAGWDPALLASELAGLKLDSFDLGLTGFDDEELDAIFATADSQITGAIDEDDAPNPPVTPVSRTGDLWTLGRHRLLCGDATIANDVSRLVGGRQVHCLWTDPPYGVAYEGNAGTIQNDDLDPAAFAVFLGSAFTNAFTTLRPGAVAYICHAETGGMAFRRAFVESGFKLSSCLIWRKNSLVLGRSDWQWAHEPVLYGWKPGAAHAWYGGRDKTTVLDENKPFRNTEHPTMKPVGLVERMIVNSTKTGQVILDLFAGSGTTLIACERSARIARALEIDPRFVDIAVRRWEEFTGKQAVLEETGETFADIRTQRLQEAA, encoded by the coding sequence ATGATGAAACCGTCCCCCTCGCCCGCCGCAACTTCGAGCGCCGAACCGGTAGTTCTGCCCAAGCGCTTCGAACACTGGGATATTGATCGGCTTCGGCCCTACGACAAGAACCCGCGCACGCACTCCCCGGAGCAGATCACCAAGCTTGTGGCTTCACTCCGTGAGTACGGATTTACGAACCCGATCCTGGTCGACTCCACGGATGGAATCGTAGCCGGCCATGGCCGGCTCGAAGCCGCCCGCGCCCTCGGCATGACCGAGGTGCCGGTGGTCGTGCTCGATCACCTGACCGCGGCCCAGCGCCGCGCCTACATCATCGCCGACAATCGCCTGGCGCTGGACGCCGGGTGGGACCCAGCCCTCCTGGCCTCTGAACTGGCGGGCTTGAAGCTCGACAGCTTCGACCTCGGGCTTACGGGTTTCGATGATGAAGAACTGGATGCGATCTTCGCAACTGCCGATTCGCAGATCACCGGCGCAATCGATGAAGACGATGCGCCGAATCCGCCTGTCACACCCGTCTCGCGAACAGGAGATCTCTGGACACTAGGTCGACACCGGCTGCTCTGCGGTGACGCAACGATCGCGAACGATGTAAGCCGGCTGGTTGGCGGACGACAGGTCCACTGCCTTTGGACAGATCCGCCGTACGGGGTCGCCTATGAAGGCAACGCCGGTACGATCCAAAATGACGACCTCGATCCGGCAGCTTTCGCCGTATTTCTCGGTTCGGCATTTACGAACGCCTTCACAACGCTGCGTCCCGGCGCGGTCGCCTACATCTGTCACGCCGAGACGGGGGGTATGGCTTTCCGCCGAGCTTTCGTCGAGTCCGGCTTCAAACTCTCGTCCTGTCTAATCTGGCGAAAGAACTCGCTCGTCCTCGGCCGATCGGACTGGCAGTGGGCCCACGAACCCGTCCTCTACGGTTGGAAGCCCGGAGCCGCGCACGCTTGGTACGGCGGCCGCGACAAGACGACAGTTCTCGACGAGAACAAGCCGTTCCGCAACACCGAGCACCCGACGATGAAGCCCGTCGGCCTGGTCGAGCGCATGATCGTGAACTCGACCAAGACCGGCCAAGTCATCCTCGACCTGTTCGCGGGCTCGGGCACCACGCTGATCGCCTGCGAGCGCTCCGCACGAATCGCCCGCGCTCTCGAGATCGATCCCCGCTTCGTCGATATCGCCGTGCGCCGCTGGGAAGAGTTCACTGGCAAGCAGGCCGTCCTCGAAGAGACCGGTGAGACCTTCGCCGACATCCGAACGCAGCGCCTTCAGGAGGCCGCGTGA
- a CDS encoding DUF2924 domain-containing protein, translating into MGKPTPAQRRDDRETTARVAEQLAALATMTTAELATRFAELTGQLPRNRNRAYLRKRVAWHLQAAEYGGLSEAALAKIDELAPMAMRRFDQSSRRRARPEPRSKTTATDAARDPRLPNPGAVVSRVYGGNVHEVTVLEDGFEYRGQRFRSLSKIAREITGTPWNGFTFFGCGAGKLTPPEGAA; encoded by the coding sequence GTGGGAAAACCCACACCAGCACAAAGACGAGACGATAGGGAAACGACGGCGCGCGTCGCCGAGCAACTGGCCGCTCTGGCCACGATGACCACGGCCGAACTCGCGACGAGGTTCGCGGAACTGACCGGCCAGCTACCCCGAAACAGGAACCGCGCCTACCTTAGAAAGCGCGTTGCCTGGCATCTCCAGGCGGCCGAGTACGGTGGGCTCTCCGAAGCCGCGCTCGCCAAGATCGACGAGTTGGCGCCTATGGCCATGAGGCGCTTCGACCAGTCTTCGCGGCGACGCGCGAGGCCCGAACCGCGCTCGAAGACCACGGCAACGGACGCAGCCCGCGATCCCCGGCTCCCCAATCCGGGAGCAGTCGTCAGCCGCGTGTACGGCGGCAACGTCCACGAGGTCACGGTCCTGGAGGATGGTTTCGAGTACCGGGGCCAGCGTTTCCGGTCCCTGTCGAAGATCGCGCGCGAGATTACGGGGACGCCGTGGAACGGGTTCACGTTCTTCGGGTGCGGCGCAGGAAAGCTGACCCCACCGGAGGGCGCAGCATGA
- a CDS encoding recombinase family protein, giving the protein MKRASSAAIASAPIKRCAIYTRKSTTMGLEQEFNTLDAQREACEAYIRSQASAGWTTLADRYDDGGFTGANIDRPAFQRLLADVEAGRVNTVVVYKLDRVSRSLLDFATVMNRLNRAGVGFVSVTQNFSTTDAVGRMTLNLLATFAEFEREQIGERTRDKMAASRRRGKWTGGVVPLGYRVIDKKLVIDNHEAELVRELFGLYLEQRSALTVAQTLTDRGRTTGRYLANSGRVREARAWGKGDVLSVLKKPLYIGLMRYRDELHDGEHEAIIDLRTFELARTLLARTNGGRTPRRRNPDYLLSGILMCARCGSALTAASSRKGGRAYRYYRCTKRDREGRAACPTRPMSASAIEEYVAQRLREAIANSDLAASATSVTVRIETRRRDLTVERHRLSSEIATLSTDLNDTNIRLQERERRLAEVEGEIAMLDATKLEACWIAQCLRDFNSVWDVLTSQNRGRLFRAVVERVDVDDEGGEVRITLANLGGDATEEKSA; this is encoded by the coding sequence ATGAAGCGAGCCTCGTCAGCCGCGATCGCGTCGGCGCCGATCAAGCGCTGTGCCATCTACACCCGTAAGTCGACCACGATGGGGCTCGAGCAGGAGTTCAACACTCTCGATGCGCAGCGCGAGGCTTGCGAGGCTTACATTCGTTCGCAAGCCAGTGCCGGCTGGACGACTCTGGCTGACCGTTACGACGATGGCGGTTTCACCGGCGCCAATATCGATCGCCCGGCATTCCAGCGACTCCTTGCCGATGTCGAGGCAGGAAGGGTCAACACGGTCGTTGTCTACAAGCTCGACCGCGTTTCGCGGTCCCTGCTCGATTTCGCCACCGTTATGAATCGGCTCAACCGTGCAGGCGTGGGCTTCGTCTCGGTTACGCAGAACTTCTCGACGACGGACGCTGTAGGGCGCATGACTCTAAACCTGCTCGCGACCTTCGCCGAGTTCGAGCGCGAGCAGATCGGCGAGCGGACGCGCGACAAGATGGCTGCGTCCAGACGACGCGGGAAGTGGACGGGAGGGGTGGTGCCGCTCGGCTATCGGGTCATCGACAAGAAGCTGGTGATCGACAATCATGAGGCCGAGCTCGTCCGCGAATTGTTTGGACTCTACTTGGAACAACGCTCGGCGCTGACTGTTGCTCAAACCCTTACAGACCGCGGTCGCACTACTGGTCGTTACCTCGCAAATTCGGGACGCGTCCGAGAGGCTCGTGCCTGGGGAAAGGGGGACGTGCTCAGTGTCCTCAAAAAGCCTCTCTACATCGGTCTCATGAGGTATCGTGATGAACTCCATGACGGGGAGCACGAGGCCATCATCGATCTGCGAACGTTCGAGTTGGCAAGAACCCTGCTCGCGCGCACCAACGGAGGTAGAACTCCGCGGCGGCGAAATCCAGACTACCTGCTCAGCGGGATCCTGATGTGCGCGCGCTGCGGTTCGGCGCTGACTGCGGCGTCGTCGCGGAAAGGAGGGCGTGCTTATCGCTACTATCGATGCACCAAGCGTGACCGGGAGGGCAGGGCGGCTTGTCCAACAAGACCTATGTCAGCCTCCGCCATCGAAGAATACGTCGCCCAGCGCCTGCGTGAGGCAATCGCGAATTCGGACCTGGCCGCGTCGGCGACTAGCGTCACGGTACGCATAGAAACTCGGCGTCGTGACCTCACGGTCGAGCGTCACCGACTTTCGTCTGAGATCGCGACGCTCTCCACCGACCTGAACGACACAAATATTCGGCTACAAGAGCGCGAGCGCCGACTCGCGGAGGTCGAGGGCGAAATTGCGATGCTCGATGCGACGAAACTTGAGGCCTGCTGGATCGCCCAGTGCCTCCGCGACTTCAACTCGGTTTGGGACGTGCTTACCTCGCAGAACCGAGGACGACTGTTTAGAGCCGTCGTCGAGCGTGTGGACGTCGACGACGAGGGCGGGGAAGTGCGGATAACGTTGGCAAATCTCGGCGGGGATGCGACGGAGGAGAAATCGGCATGA